Proteins found in one Mucilaginibacter gracilis genomic segment:
- a CDS encoding TlpA family protein disulfide reductase codes for MKKRILFLLLSCLAVGALAQTVATKTDDDRGYIVKVGDVAPDNFSLKLADGKTTSLKELRGKVVVLQFTASWCSVCRTEMPYLQKDVWEANQNKDFVLIGVDRDEPLEKVQKFHQDMKITYPLALDPGADIFGLFADKKSGVTRNVVIGRDGRIVFLTRLYSPAEFAAMVKVIDGLLAKTSASVN; via the coding sequence ATGAAAAAAAGAATCTTATTCCTGCTTTTAAGTTGCCTGGCCGTCGGCGCGTTGGCCCAAACGGTTGCTACAAAAACCGATGATGACCGGGGCTATATTGTTAAAGTAGGCGATGTTGCGCCGGATAACTTCTCGTTAAAGTTGGCTGATGGCAAAACAACCTCGCTGAAAGAACTGCGTGGTAAGGTAGTGGTGTTGCAATTCACCGCAAGCTGGTGCAGCGTGTGCCGTACCGAAATGCCGTACTTGCAAAAAGATGTATGGGAAGCCAACCAAAACAAAGACTTTGTACTGATCGGCGTAGATAGGGATGAACCTTTGGAAAAGGTTCAAAAGTTCCACCAGGATATGAAGATCACCTACCCGCTGGCGCTTGATCCGGGGGCCGATATTTTTGGTTTGTTCGCAGATAAAAAAAGCGGCGTGACCAGGAACGTGGTGATTGGTCGTGATGGCCGTATCGTTTTCCTTACGCGACTGTACAGCCCGGCAGAATTTGCTGCGATGGTGAAAGTAATTGATGGCTTGTTAGCTAAAACCAGTGCATCTGTTAACTAA
- a CDS encoding cation:proton antiporter yields the protein MVSKLSSSEIIHFLLILIAILIPARILGEVCRRYKLPAIIGEIFAGIIVGPTLLGAFFPGLFKNLFLAAPQAYGAFDGIANIGIILLMFIAGFEVDLKQIRQNGKQALAISLTGIIFPFAIGSISVWFLYHSHFANSASNQLTTSLFFGTALSITALSVIAKILLDLDLLKTKIGNIVLTAAMVDDFLGWILFSIIIKMMNAGKEDASFWSVIVVVLFAAFMLTGGRWIIHRLLELAGKSEKIGQVFTVAVCLCFIGAVITEYLGVRGIFGAFLVGIAIGDSEYFTAKHKDILHQFTINVLAPLFFASVGLRLDFIANFNLEVVLIILVIACLAKLIGAGIGGVASGMSKNESIAVAFGMNARGSQEIVLGLIALQAKIITEPVFEGLVVMTVVTMVISGPIMKYYFLKEQKESGGKIAYLKPVEL from the coding sequence ATGGTATCCAAATTAAGCTCATCCGAAATTATTCATTTTTTGCTGATCCTGATCGCCATCCTGATTCCGGCCAGGATATTGGGCGAGGTGTGCCGCAGGTATAAACTACCCGCCATAATCGGCGAAATTTTTGCGGGTATCATTGTCGGGCCTACTTTGCTTGGCGCTTTCTTTCCCGGCTTGTTTAAAAACCTGTTCCTGGCCGCGCCCCAGGCTTACGGCGCTTTTGATGGTATCGCCAATATCGGTATTATCCTGCTCATGTTCATTGCGGGTTTCGAAGTGGACTTGAAGCAGATCAGGCAAAACGGTAAACAGGCGCTGGCTATCAGTTTAACCGGGATCATTTTTCCGTTCGCCATTGGCTCTATTTCAGTATGGTTCCTGTATCATAGTCATTTCGCCAATTCGGCCAGTAACCAGCTAACTACATCGCTGTTCTTCGGCACGGCCTTATCCATTACCGCGCTATCCGTAATTGCCAAAATACTGCTTGATCTCGACCTGCTGAAAACCAAAATAGGGAACATCGTATTGACCGCAGCTATGGTTGATGACTTTTTAGGGTGGATCTTGTTTTCGATCATCATCAAAATGATGAATGCCGGTAAAGAGGACGCTTCCTTTTGGTCGGTAATTGTCGTTGTGTTATTCGCTGCTTTTATGCTAACAGGCGGGCGCTGGATCATTCACCGGCTACTGGAGTTAGCCGGTAAAAGTGAAAAGATAGGCCAGGTGTTTACGGTAGCGGTATGTTTGTGTTTTATAGGTGCCGTGATCACAGAGTATTTGGGTGTACGCGGTATTTTCGGGGCCTTTTTGGTCGGCATCGCCATCGGCGATTCGGAATACTTTACGGCAAAGCATAAGGATATTTTGCACCAGTTCACCATCAATGTACTGGCACCCTTATTTTTTGCTTCTGTGGGCCTGCGGCTTGATTTTATCGCCAACTTCAACCTGGAAGTTGTATTGATCATCTTGGTTATCGCATGTTTGGCTAAGCTCATCGGTGCCGGCATTGGCGGCGTGGCGAGTGGCATGTCCAAAAACGAATCGATTGCCGTGGCATTCGGTATGAATGCCCGCGGATCACAGGAGATCGTTCTGGGCTTGATCGCCCTGCAGGCCAAGATCATCACCGAACCCGTATTTGAAGGGCTGGTGGTAATGACCGTGGTAACGATGGTAATATCCGGGCCTATCATGAAATATTACTTTTTAAAAGAACAAAAAGAATCCGGCGGAAAAATAGCGTACCTGAAACCCGTCGAACTGTGA
- a CDS encoding serine O-acetyltransferase, whose amino-acid sequence MKDPQLNGFIELLFQTHKAEWEATPSNEQAIHWLSDLLEFLFPNNRLNKKNIYEGQLRKNQIELENVLLSYLDAEQINIGETVDNFYASLQNIYQDLRSDATRIHEKDPAAGSVHEVIVSYPGFYAIAVHRISHKLSELHIPILPRILSEHAHGKTGVDIHPNAHIGVPFCIDHGTGIVIGATSIIGKNVTIYQGVTLGASQVSKDLSATKRHPTVEDNVTIYARSTILGGKTVIGHDSTIGGSVFLTKSVEPYSHVFNTHQLRIEVKSNL is encoded by the coding sequence ATGAAGGATCCGCAGCTGAATGGTTTTATCGAGTTACTTTTTCAAACGCATAAGGCGGAGTGGGAAGCTACGCCATCTAACGAGCAGGCGATCCACTGGCTCAGCGATTTGCTGGAGTTTTTGTTCCCTAATAACCGGCTCAACAAGAAAAATATCTATGAGGGGCAGTTAAGAAAGAACCAGATCGAATTGGAAAACGTGTTGTTGAGCTATTTAGACGCCGAACAGATCAACATAGGCGAAACTGTGGATAATTTTTATGCTTCGTTGCAGAATATCTACCAGGATCTGAGGTCGGATGCTACAAGGATACATGAAAAAGATCCTGCGGCAGGAAGCGTACACGAGGTTATTGTTTCTTATCCCGGGTTTTATGCCATTGCTGTTCACCGGATATCACACAAACTTTCAGAGTTGCATATCCCAATTTTGCCAAGGATATTGAGCGAGCATGCGCATGGAAAAACAGGCGTAGATATTCATCCCAATGCCCACATCGGCGTACCGTTCTGTATCGATCATGGTACCGGTATCGTTATAGGTGCTACCAGTATCATCGGCAAAAATGTGACGATTTACCAGGGTGTTACTTTGGGTGCATCGCAGGTGAGCAAAGACCTTTCAGCTACCAAGCGTCATCCAACCGTTGAGGACAATGTTACGATATATGCGCGTAGTACGATACTGGGTGGCAAAACGGTGATTGGGCATGACAGTACCATTGGCGGCAGTGTTTTTCTAACCAAAAGCGTGGAACCATATTCGCATGTATTTAATACCCATCAATTGAGAATAGAGGTTAAATCGAATTTATAA
- a CDS encoding family 2A encapsulin nanocompartment cargo protein cysteine desulfurase, producing MSTNINSEEHPNLSALENLANQFFKALPGQSINPEPVVEQASEQLPLRNDNLQQSYEPQLRDKALRDNSFDHSPPSASGVGISPSAANQNNAVDLRNPQTSFADPNLAVAKPADNLALPFQDDQPFESRLQEILSNVRISSPAIRIPFDEDTDVPFYFLKNRNNPLQGKNIFDRDTTRAGQPIAPPFDVNLVRNDFPILQERVNGRPLIWLDNAATTQKPRQVIDRISYFYEHENSNIHRAAHELAARATDAYEGAREKVRAFINAASVNEIIFVRGATEAINLVAKSWGEQHLNAGDEIIVSHLEHHANIVPWQQLAAKKGLKIKVIPVDDDGQILLDEYAKLLGPKTKLVAFTQVSNALGTVTPAARIVALAHQAGAKVLVDGAQSVSHMKVDVRALDADWFVFSGHKVFGPTGIGVVYGKEALLNETQPWQGGGNMIVDVTFEYTQYHKAPSRFEAGTGNIADAVGLGAAIDYVNKIGIDNISRYEHYLLVYATRLLKEVPGIRLIGTAADKASVLSFVLDGYKTEEVGAALNKEGIAVRSGHHCAQPILRRFGVDATVRPSLAFYNTCAEIDTLVNTLHRLKK from the coding sequence ATGAGTACAAATATTAATTCGGAAGAACATCCAAATCTGAGCGCACTCGAAAACCTGGCGAACCAGTTTTTTAAAGCTTTACCGGGGCAAAGTATCAACCCGGAACCCGTTGTTGAACAGGCAAGCGAACAATTGCCGTTAAGGAACGACAACTTGCAGCAAAGCTACGAGCCTCAACTGCGCGACAAGGCTTTGCGTGATAATAGTTTTGATCATTCACCGCCCTCGGCTTCGGGTGTGGGGATATCGCCATCAGCTGCCAATCAAAATAACGCGGTGGATCTGCGGAACCCCCAAACCAGTTTTGCTGACCCAAATTTGGCAGTAGCTAAACCTGCCGATAATTTGGCCTTACCTTTTCAGGACGACCAGCCTTTTGAGAGCCGGTTGCAGGAAATATTGAGTAATGTTCGTATATCCTCACCGGCAATAAGAATTCCTTTTGATGAGGATACCGATGTGCCGTTTTATTTCCTAAAAAACAGGAATAACCCCTTACAGGGAAAAAATATTTTTGATCGCGATACCACCAGGGCCGGGCAGCCGATCGCGCCGCCCTTTGATGTAAATCTGGTCAGGAACGATTTTCCAATCCTGCAAGAAAGGGTAAATGGCCGCCCCCTGATCTGGCTGGATAATGCAGCTACCACGCAAAAGCCCAGGCAGGTGATCGACCGGATATCTTATTTCTATGAGCATGAAAACTCCAATATACATCGTGCAGCGCATGAACTGGCAGCAAGGGCAACCGATGCCTATGAAGGTGCCCGTGAAAAAGTAAGAGCTTTCATTAATGCTGCTTCGGTTAACGAGATCATCTTTGTACGGGGAGCTACCGAGGCCATTAACCTGGTTGCCAAGAGCTGGGGGGAACAGCACCTGAACGCGGGTGATGAGATCATCGTCAGCCATTTGGAACACCATGCGAACATTGTTCCCTGGCAACAGCTGGCAGCCAAAAAGGGTTTAAAGATCAAGGTGATACCGGTTGACGATGACGGGCAAATCCTACTGGATGAATACGCCAAATTACTCGGCCCGAAAACTAAATTGGTTGCCTTTACACAGGTGTCTAACGCATTAGGAACGGTTACACCTGCTGCAAGGATCGTGGCGCTGGCACATCAGGCCGGGGCTAAGGTTTTGGTTGACGGGGCACAATCCGTATCGCATATGAAAGTTGATGTTCGTGCCTTAGATGCCGATTGGTTTGTTTTCTCGGGACATAAGGTGTTCGGGCCGACAGGCATTGGTGTGGTTTACGGAAAAGAAGCACTGCTAAACGAAACGCAGCCATGGCAGGGAGGCGGCAACATGATCGTTGACGTAACATTTGAATACACCCAGTACCACAAGGCACCGAGCCGGTTTGAAGCGGGCACCGGTAATATAGCCGATGCCGTGGGTCTTGGCGCGGCAATCGACTATGTGAATAAGATCGGTATCGACAATATTTCGAGGTATGAGCATTACCTGCTGGTTTACGCTACCCGCCTGTTGAAGGAGGTGCCGGGTATCCGTTTGATTGGTACCGCCGCTGATAAAGCCAGCGTGTTATCATTTGTGCTGGATGGTTATAAGACCGAAGAGGTAGGCGCTGCTTTGAATAAAGAAGGTATCGCTGTACGCTCGGGCCACCATTGTGCGCAACCTATTCTGCGCCGTTTTGGGGTTGATGCAACAGTACGGCCTTCCCTCGCATTTTACAATACCTGCGCCGAAATTGATACGCTGGTGAATACTTTACACAGACTGAAAAAATAA
- a CDS encoding family 2A encapsulin nanocompartment shell protein, whose amino-acid sequence MPDQKNKQTALGDVAARQLAIATRTVPQLGTITPRWLTHLLNWTPVESGVYRLNKVKDADNVEVDCSNRDERELPSTYVDYVENPREYNLSAVNTVLDVHTRVSDLYSKPFNQITEQLRLTIEIIKERQESELINNEEYGLLHSIVPSQKIKTRLGPPTPDDLDELITKVWKEPAFFLLHPLAIAAFGRECTRRGVPPPTVALFGSQFLTWRGIPLIPSDKLPIVNNKSKILLLRTGESRQGVVGLYQPGLPGEQSPGLSVRFMGINNKAIASYLVSLYCSLAVLTDDAIAVLEDVDLGNYYEYKY is encoded by the coding sequence ATGCCCGATCAAAAAAACAAACAGACCGCTTTAGGCGACGTAGCGGCCAGGCAGTTGGCCATCGCTACCAGAACCGTTCCCCAGTTAGGCACCATTACACCACGATGGCTAACCCATTTATTAAACTGGACACCGGTAGAGTCAGGTGTATACCGTTTAAATAAAGTAAAGGATGCCGACAACGTAGAGGTTGATTGTTCAAACCGCGATGAACGTGAACTGCCGTCTACCTATGTCGACTATGTAGAAAACCCGCGTGAATATAATTTGAGTGCTGTAAATACGGTACTGGATGTGCATACGCGCGTATCCGATCTGTACAGCAAACCCTTTAACCAGATCACGGAGCAATTGCGTTTAACGATCGAGATCATCAAGGAGCGCCAGGAGAGTGAACTGATCAATAACGAGGAATATGGCCTGTTGCATAGCATTGTGCCGTCGCAAAAAATCAAGACCAGGCTCGGCCCACCTACACCGGATGACCTGGATGAGTTGATTACCAAAGTTTGGAAAGAACCTGCTTTTTTCCTCCTGCATCCATTAGCTATTGCCGCTTTTGGCCGGGAATGTACACGCCGTGGTGTACCGCCGCCAACCGTAGCTTTATTTGGATCTCAATTCCTAACCTGGAGAGGTATACCGCTGATCCCTTCTGATAAATTACCCATTGTAAACAACAAATCGAAAATATTATTGCTCAGAACCGGGGAAAGCCGGCAGGGAGTTGTAGGTCTCTACCAGCCTGGCTTACCGGGCGAGCAGTCACCCGGCTTATCTGTTCGCTTCATGGGTATTAATAACAAAGCTATAGCATCTTACCTGGTTTCGTTGTATTGCTCACTGGCAGTATTAACGGACGATGCGATAGCGGTTTTGGAGGATGTGGACTTAGGAAATTATTATGAGTACAAATATTAA
- a CDS encoding SDR family NAD(P)-dependent oxidoreductase, whose product MMGSYALITGASKGIGKAMASQLAAKGYNLLLIARTENELQLLADELIASYKVKVSYLSADLANQLSPKIVADWCRGLHAEVSILINNAGYGLWGDFAELALAEQLNMLQVNLNSVVELTYHLLPLLKNQERAYILNVSSMAAYQALPTLALYAASKAFIISFSRAIRYELKNTSVSVTVLSPGPTDTGFAHRAGLDRLADLADKFNMQPADVARIGLKGMFECKVEIIPGLLNKLSAYGAKHLNKAWIERISAGLYRNAK is encoded by the coding sequence ATGATGGGATCATATGCTTTAATAACGGGTGCCAGTAAGGGAATAGGCAAGGCGATGGCTTCACAGCTGGCGGCAAAAGGTTACAATTTGCTGCTGATCGCGCGGACTGAAAACGAATTGCAACTATTAGCTGACGAGCTTATCGCGAGTTACAAGGTAAAAGTCAGCTACTTGTCTGCAGATCTTGCGAATCAGCTGAGCCCTAAAATTGTCGCGGATTGGTGCCGCGGTCTCCATGCAGAGGTGTCAATATTGATCAATAATGCCGGTTACGGGTTATGGGGAGATTTTGCGGAATTGGCGCTGGCCGAACAGCTCAACATGCTTCAGGTGAATTTAAATTCGGTGGTTGAGCTGACTTATCACCTGCTGCCCTTGCTTAAAAATCAAGAACGGGCTTATATTTTGAATGTATCCAGTATGGCAGCCTACCAGGCGCTCCCTACGCTGGCCTTATATGCTGCCAGCAAAGCTTTTATTATTTCCTTCAGCAGGGCCATTCGTTATGAGTTAAAAAATACTTCCGTTTCTGTAACTGTACTTTCTCCCGGCCCTACCGACACGGGATTTGCGCATCGCGCGGGACTTGATCGTTTGGCTGATCTTGCCGATAAATTCAATATGCAGCCAGCAGATGTCGCCCGGATCGGACTGAAAGGAATGTTCGAGTGTAAAGTTGAGATTATCCCTGGCTTATTGAATAAATTATCCGCTTACGGCGCCAAACATCTGAATAAAGCATGGATAGAACGGATCAGTGCCGGATTATATCGGAACGCTAAATAA